A section of the Streptomyces sp. NBC_01591 genome encodes:
- a CDS encoding ABC transporter ATP-binding protein, protein MMNSRGAAVEAHGLTVVRGDRTVLRGLDFTVEPGRITGLLGPSGCGKSTLMRAVVGTQAKVTGTLDVLGSPAGHPTLRPRIGYVTQDPSVYTDLTVRQNLDYFAAILQPGRRQRGARRTAVARAITEVDLTSHADALAGTLSGGQLARASLAVALLGTPELLVLDEPTVGLDPVLRRDLWNLFHRLAADHGTTLLVSSHVMDEAERCHRLLLMREGEILADGTPEALRAAARADTVEEAFLHLVDQAATRQEPAR, encoded by the coding sequence GCGACCGCACCGTCCTGCGCGGCCTCGACTTCACCGTCGAACCCGGCAGGATCACCGGCCTTCTCGGCCCCTCCGGCTGCGGCAAATCCACCCTGATGCGTGCCGTCGTGGGCACCCAGGCCAAGGTCACCGGCACCCTCGACGTGCTCGGCAGCCCCGCGGGCCACCCCACCCTCCGGCCGCGCATCGGATACGTCACCCAGGACCCGTCCGTCTACACCGACCTGACCGTCAGGCAGAACCTCGACTACTTCGCGGCGATCCTCCAGCCCGGCCGCCGACAGCGGGGCGCCCGCCGCACCGCCGTCGCCCGCGCCATCACCGAGGTCGACCTGACCAGCCACGCCGACGCCCTCGCCGGCACCCTCTCCGGCGGCCAGCTCGCCCGCGCCTCCCTCGCCGTGGCCCTGCTCGGCACCCCGGAACTCCTGGTCCTCGACGAACCCACCGTGGGCCTGGACCCCGTCCTCCGCCGCGACCTGTGGAACCTCTTCCACCGCCTCGCCGCCGACCACGGCACCACGCTCCTCGTCTCCTCCCACGTCATGGACGAGGCCGAGCGCTGCCACCGCCTGCTCCTCATGCGCGAGGGCGAGATCCTCGCCGACGGCACCCCCGAGGCCCTGCGCGCCGCCGCCCGCGCGGACACCGTTGAAGAGGCGTTCCTCCACCTGGTCGACCAGGCCGCCACCCGTCAGGAGCCCGCCCGATGA
- a CDS encoding ABC transporter permease, translating to MSTTPATKPTPTPSPATGTPRLSPARVLATAARVLRQLSHDARTVALLLLIPVVMITLLRYVFDGSPRTFDAIGASLLGIFPLITMFLVTSIATLRERTSGTLERLLAMPLGKGDLIAGYALAFGAVAIVQSLLATAVSVWALGLDVTGSPWLLLLVALLDALLGTALGLFVSAFAASEFQAVQFMPAVIFPQLLLCGLFIARDRMAPVLEAISNVLPMSYAVDGMNEVLSHTDITGDFVRGILIVAGCALLVLALGAATLRRRTA from the coding sequence ATGAGCACGACGCCCGCCACGAAGCCCACCCCGACACCGTCCCCGGCGACCGGCACCCCGCGCCTGAGCCCGGCCCGCGTCCTCGCCACCGCCGCCCGGGTCCTGCGTCAGCTGAGCCACGACGCCCGCACCGTCGCACTGCTGCTCCTGATCCCGGTCGTGATGATCACGCTGCTCCGGTACGTGTTCGACGGCAGCCCCCGCACCTTCGACGCCATCGGCGCCTCGCTCCTCGGCATCTTCCCGCTGATCACGATGTTCCTGGTGACCTCGATCGCCACCCTGCGCGAACGCACCTCGGGCACCCTCGAACGCCTCCTCGCGATGCCGCTCGGCAAGGGCGACCTGATCGCCGGCTACGCCCTCGCGTTCGGCGCCGTGGCGATCGTCCAGTCCCTCCTGGCCACCGCGGTCTCGGTCTGGGCACTGGGCCTGGACGTCACCGGCTCCCCGTGGCTGCTGCTCCTGGTCGCCCTGCTCGACGCCCTGCTCGGCACGGCACTGGGCCTGTTCGTCTCCGCCTTCGCCGCATCCGAGTTCCAGGCCGTCCAGTTCATGCCCGCCGTGATCTTCCCGCAGCTCCTGCTCTGCGGACTGTTCATCGCCCGCGACCGGATGGCCCCCGTCCTCGAAGCGATCTCGAACGTCCTGCCCATGTCGTACGCCGTCGACGGCATGAACGAGGTCCTGAGCCACACCGACATCACCGGCGACTTCGTCCGCGGCATCCTGATAGTGGCGGGCTGCGCCCTCCTCGTCCTGGCCCTAGGCGCCGCCACTCTCCGCCGCCGCACCGCCTGA
- the proC gene encoding pyrroline-5-carboxylate reductase, with the protein MTQTVAVLGTGKIGEALLSGMIRAGWRPANLLVTTRRSERAEELHNRYGVDSVTNAEAAKRADILILAVKPQDMGRLLDELAGHITPDRLVISAAAGITTAFIEGRLAANTPVVRVMPNTPVLVDEGMSVISAGSHATTDHLAAAEAIFGGVGKTLRVPESQQDAATALSGSGPAYFYFLVEAMTDAGILLGLPRAQAHDLIVQAAIGAAVMLRDSGEHPVKLREAVTSPAGTTISAIRELENHGVRAALIAALEAARDRSRELASGNG; encoded by the coding sequence ATGACCCAGACAGTCGCAGTCCTCGGCACCGGCAAGATCGGCGAGGCCCTGCTCAGCGGCATGATCCGGGCGGGCTGGCGCCCGGCGAACCTGCTGGTCACCACCCGCCGCTCCGAACGCGCCGAGGAACTCCACAACCGCTACGGCGTCGACTCCGTCACCAACGCCGAGGCCGCCAAGCGCGCCGACATTCTCATCCTCGCGGTCAAGCCCCAGGACATGGGCCGGCTCCTCGACGAGCTCGCCGGGCACATCACCCCCGACCGCCTGGTCATCAGCGCGGCCGCGGGCATCACGACCGCCTTCATCGAGGGCCGCCTCGCCGCGAACACCCCGGTCGTACGCGTCATGCCGAACACCCCCGTCCTCGTCGACGAGGGCATGTCCGTCATCTCGGCCGGCAGCCACGCCACCACCGACCACCTCGCCGCCGCGGAGGCGATCTTCGGCGGCGTCGGCAAGACCCTCCGCGTCCCCGAGTCCCAGCAGGACGCGGCAACCGCCCTGTCCGGATCGGGCCCCGCGTACTTCTACTTCCTCGTCGAGGCAATGACCGACGCCGGCATTCTGCTCGGCCTGCCCCGCGCCCAGGCCCACGACCTGATCGTCCAGGCCGCCATCGGCGCCGCGGTGATGCTCCGCGACAGCGGTGAACACCCCGTCAAGCTGCGCGAAGCCGTCACCAGCCCGGCCGGCACCACCATCAGCGCCATCCGCGAGCTGGAGAACCACGGCGTACGGGCTGCCCTCATCGCCGCCCTCGAAGCCGCCCGCGACCGCAGCCGCGAACTCGCCTCCGGCAACGGCTGA